The Phoenix dactylifera cultivar Barhee BC4 unplaced genomic scaffold, palm_55x_up_171113_PBpolish2nd_filt_p 000478F, whole genome shotgun sequence genome contains the following window.
GCCTTATAGAATTCTTCTTGTATTTTCAGGTGGGCATCAGACAACAATTTCACAGGCAAAATACCTGAGTTTATTGGGGGCTGGACAAACCTAACCACTTTGTAAGATTAATTACTAGTACGTTCAGTAGTCATTCTTTAACATTACATGGTCTATTTCTAAGAAAATATACATGGTATTATTTTCTCATTTTCATAAAATTCACTCCGACACACCATGATGTCTTTTCTGCAACGAACGCCTTTGCAATCAATATCATATTTCGTCCACTGAGCAGGGTGAATATATCCTCACAAGGTCATAATGTACTTGCTTTTCCATAATTACTGGGCAAACTATTGGTGATGGATTTACCATGAGCTTAAAGATGTTTCCGACTATGTCTTGTACATGTCGAAATATATTAATGTTTTTCTGATCACTGGATAATCATCACATATTTTCCATGACAAATATAGCTCAGTGTAATTATATACAGGTTATTCCGCTCACATAGAGAACACTTTCAATGCATTCCATCTAATCTTAATTTTGAAGTTTGGTGAAAAGAAACTTGCTGCAAGAAGCAtagcattttttttatatatataattttgaaTTACTATCTAATCATGCAATTTATCTTGTAGGAGATTCCAAGGCAACTCTTTCGAAGGTCCAATTCCTTCAAGTTTTTCTAATCTCGTCAAATTGAGTGACTTGTAATGTCTTGTAGCTTCTTGTCTCTATAAGATGTTTTTGTGATTTCAATTAATATGTCAGTGTGATGACTTGCAGTCAGCTTGCATGATTATCCAGCTGACAACTACTCATTTTATGATGCAGAAGGATAGGTGATATAATAAATGGGAGCTCTTCTTTGGGCTTTATTAGTAATTTTACATCTTTGACAACCTTGTAAGGCCACATGGTTTTTATCAAATATTTAAATCCAATATTGTACTTTATTGTGCTCTAAAATAAATCCTGCCATATGATGTTTTCCTTGCCCAGGATCTTAAGGAATAGCAAGGTGTCTGATACTATTCCATCAAACTTTGCACAGTACCCAAAATTACTGAAGTTGTAAGAACTTTTTGCGGCACATAATTTAAGTTAAACAAGTCCCACGACAATCTTTATGTGTTTTTTTTCGTTACTGCTATAGTAATTATTCTTATTACCCATTTCTTCAGGGATTTGAGCTTCAACAACATTACAGGCCAACTCCCTCAGTCGCTCTTCAATTTAAGCTCACTCAACTACTTGTAAGAATGTCTTTAAACAGATAATCGATCCATTCCTTCAATTAGATTTCAACTAACATATTAACTTTTCTACATTCATTATAATGTCTCTCCATACAGATTTCTGGGCAACAATAGCCTATCTGGAAATTTGCCGACTCAAAAAAGCACATCACTTATCAATATGTATGTGCATCTTGTTTATTTCATCTGAACTGATGCAAGTTGGCTAACTTTTCTATTACATGAGAATTAGAGTAATTAACTCATTTCTGTTAAATAGAATTCTAATGCTTGTcatatttgttttttcaaactATAACTTGCATTCAGCTGATGAAAGATTGTTCCTTTCAGTTTTCttggttctttttttcttctttttgtcttAACATGTTTTTCCTTATTGTTATATAGATATGCGAGGTTAATGTTGTTTGATGAATAATGATATATTCTGCTTCCTCTAGAGTTTGCATTATTAGCTCTAAACTCTGTCTTTCTCTGCAGAGATTTATCATACAATCAACTTTCAGGACAATTTCCTTCTTGGGTTAGCCAACAAAATTTACAGCTGTACGTTTCATATTTTTAATGTGGCTCAATATTTTATAACTAAATTTTGAGCATATATATGAATATGAGCAATAGTTTCTGCGATTAGCATGAAAAAAGCCATACTATATTTCTTTTTACTCTTTTGACTAAAGGGAGGATAATTCCACCCTtaaataatgaaagaaaaataaaacattaaaattcaaaaatacagGCTAGATTTAAACAttgttagctttttttttttgtgagaaaTATGGTAGTAATGTGTTACCACCAGTTTTGAACAGCTTAACAGCTGTTGGCCAAAATTAGCTTTTCCTGGATTGCTTTTGTCCATGGAACTTTTTTATTTCTCACAATAACCACAGGCTAATAGTGTTAATTAAGTGGCTAATAATGCCTAGATCTTCCGATAATAAAGTCCCTTCGCTGTATTTTCCACAGGACCTTGGTGGCCAACAATTTTGTGATTGATAGTTCCAACGGCAGGTAGCTACCACTATTTAGCACACACTGTAATAAATTTCATGATAAGAACTATTTCATTCCCAAGTGTCACTAAAATCATTTCATTTGCAGTGTTTTGCCTTCAGGATTAAATTGCCTTCAGCGAGACATACCATGCTATCGTGATTCTCCAATATGTAAGCTATACTCCTTTAATTTTTTCATTGTTGCAGCTCTTAATTATGTTACAGAGAGAGCATACCCTCTAAATAATTACCCAAAAAGAGTCATGTTTACCATATTTTTTTTCACTTAATTACAGATTCTTCCTTTGCAATAGAGTGTGGCGGTAGTAAAACCATTACAGCTTCTGATGGAACTGTTTATGAAATTGATAATGCCACTCTCACCACCGCATCATACTATGTGACCGACACAACTAAGTGGGGTGTTAGTAGTGTTGGAAGCTTTGCAGACTCTTCAGGTGCTAACTATATAATTAACAGCTTAGCTCAATTCCAAAATACTCTGGATTCAGAATTGTTCCAAACTGCAAGGCTATCGCCATCATCCCTGAGATACTACGGGATTGGGCTTCAGAATGGAAATTACACTGTAAAGCTGCAATTTTCTGAGACTGCATATCCCAATCCACCTACATGGAAGAGTGTGGGAAGAAGGGTTTTTGATATTTATATACAGGTAAGAGAATTAGATGTACTGTGTCATAAGTTACACAACTTATTTTTTATGATCAGGGAAAACCTATAACAAAATCAATAGATTTTATGGGTTCAGCTGCTTTGCATGAAAAttagaatcatataaatcattaCTTAACAATGTGAGCAAGAATTCCATAAAAAGGAATCACTCTGTTACTATGATTTCTagcacttattttttttttacaatactGATTCAGTACTGGTGTAGAAACTTTTTTTATTGTGTCTGAATGTTTTGGTAAAGTAATATGCATATTTTTACTATACAAATCGTGGCCCTTTATGTTATGCTTCGCCTTATTTATGTGATTGGTTTTTCAATTGTCCTTTTGTCAAACCATTATGATACTCCAATATAAATGGGAACTTGAAACTTGATCATGATATTTGTTGCAATTAGAGAAattcaaagaagaagaaatcaaaATGCTTGAATTTGATAGTACTCAGTGGAAAAACCTAAAATGGGCTGTCAaatataacttgttcttgaatgcGTATGTGTGTTTTTGAGAACGAAAATGCAAATGTTTTTCTTCAGGTTAATGGCAACAATGCACATTTCAGTCAATATGGACTTTTGAACATCTAGCATAGTCCTGATTTTGGTTCTCTTTCCCGCATTATTGGTTTTCTAATGTTCTAGGGGGCTCTCCAAGAGAAGGACTTTGATATAAGAAAAGAGGCTGGTGGGAGCTCTTTCGTTGCTGTTGTGAAGGAGTTCACAGTTCCAGTAACCAAAAATTTCCTTGAACTCCATTTCTTTTGGGCTGGAAAGGGTACTTGCTGTGTGCCTATGCAAGGATACTATGGTGCATCCGTTTCAGCTATCAGTGTTTCTCCTTATGGTATTCAACTATATGGTTTGTATAATGAATATTTTAAAACATTGGGATGCCAActtctaattgttcaatataTTTTCCAGATTTCACTCCTACAGTACCTAACAAACTACCAACTCAGAGTTCAACCAAGAAACATACAGGTTTGATTGTGGGGATCGTAGCTGCTTTTGCTGGTTTAGGATTATTGTTGGCTATTTTTGGAACTTTCATATGGagacagaagaaaaaaaggctAAGCATGGAGGATGAAGGTATAAACTTCTGCTAGATATAGATCAACAGTTACTTGCATCAGGAGTGAATGTAATCATTGAATGTAGTGAACTCTGTGCTTCTTTCAAAATGTTTCAGAGTTGTTAGGAATGACCACCAGACCAGACACTTTCAGTTACGCAGAAATGAAGGCTGCTACGGATGACTTCCATCTGTCAAATATGCTGGGAGAGGGAGGATTTGGGCCTGTATTTAAGGTTAGTTTGTTTGTCATTTTATTGTTGTATGAAACAGTTTATTATCAACTGGCCTCTTAATTTGACTATTTTAAGATTCTCTTTCGAAtccagaaaaggaaaaaaaatacacaATAGTCAGAAGAACAAATACTAGCATTTCATAAATATAAGTGCCTGTTGTGTCATTGTTGTGGTCTTTTGCATTTTTGTTTCTCTACATATTAGCGAAATACCGCATGGAGATTGATGTCGAAGATGGCAATTGCACAAAACTTTTACTATTTCTTGCTTCTATATTCACTTCTTTTTGAAAGCAATAAACCTTTGCTACCAAAACCTCTAAATATTTTACAAACAatttcaaaaaaacaaaa
Protein-coding sequences here:
- the LOC103719355 gene encoding probable LRR receptor-like serine/threonine-protein kinase At1g56140 isoform X2; this encodes MGTNNFSGPLPPELGNLTSLEQWYMDSSGVSGDLPSTLSNLKSLQILWASDNNFTGKIPEFIGGWTNLTTLRFQGNSFEGPIPSSFSNLVKLSDLRIGDIINGSSSLGFISNFTSLTTLILRNSKVSDTIPSNFAQYPKLLKLDLSFNNITGQLPQSLFNLSSLNYLFLGNNSLSGNLPTQKSTSLINIDLSYNQLSGQFPSWVSQQNLQLTLVANNFVIDSSNGSVLPSGLNCLQRDIPCYRDSPIYSSFAIECGGSKTITASDGTVYEIDNATLTTASYYVTDTTKWGVSSVGSFADSSGANYIINSLAQFQNTLDSELFQTARLSPSSLRYYGIGLQNGNYTVKLQFSETAYPNPPTWKSVGRRVFDIYIQGALQEKDFDIRKEAGGSSFVAVVKEFTVPVTKNFLELHFFWAGKGTCCVPMQGYYGASVSAISVSPYDFTPTVPNKLPTQSSTKKHTGLIVGIVAAFAGLGLLLAIFGTFIWRQKKKRLSMEDEELLGMTTRPDTFSYAEMKAATDDFHLSNMLGEGGFGPVFKGKLSDGRIVAVKQLSATSHQGKRQFMTEIATISAVQHRNLVKLYGCCIECAKWLLVYEYLENRSLDLAIFGNSNLHLDWPKRFEICLGVARGLAYLHEESSVRIVHRDVKASNILLDADLNPKISDFGLAKLYDDKKTHISTRVAGTIGYLAPEYAMRGHLTEKADVFAFGVVALEILCGRPNSDSSLSEEKVYLLEWAWHLHENKRELEMVDPKLTSFNKEEATRVISVALLCTQASLMLRPTMSRVVAMLVGDIEVSEVTMKPSYLTEWKDISSSFATGYFSETSTQRSANDQVSMASNATISLEIRSEAPPSQLLMDKTISEGR